One stretch of Streptomyces sp. 135 DNA includes these proteins:
- a CDS encoding HipA family kinase: MLTEVTAVRYVTPLREGGSLPGVVEAADTHGAYATYVMKFTGAGQGRKTLVAEVICGELARRLGLRVPRLVQIMLDPVIGLGEPDQEVQELLKSSGGANLGMDFLSGALGFDPLAHDVAPAEAGRVVWFDALINNVDRSWRNPNLLLWHGDLWLIDHGASMIWHHNWRTAQTAAAKPYDASDHVLAPYGPDIASAAAELAPLVTEDLLTEVTAEVPDAWLLDEPGFENPDDVRRAYVSALLPRAGTIHERIALGEPRPKKGATK, encoded by the coding sequence ATGCTCACCGAAGTCACCGCGGTCCGCTACGTCACGCCCCTGCGGGAGGGCGGATCGCTGCCCGGCGTCGTAGAGGCCGCCGACACCCACGGCGCGTACGCGACGTACGTCATGAAGTTCACCGGCGCGGGCCAGGGCCGCAAGACGCTCGTCGCCGAGGTGATCTGCGGGGAGCTGGCGCGCCGCCTGGGGCTGCGCGTGCCGCGGCTCGTCCAGATCATGCTCGATCCCGTCATCGGCCTCGGCGAACCCGACCAGGAGGTGCAGGAACTCCTGAAGTCGAGCGGCGGTGCCAACCTCGGCATGGACTTCCTCTCGGGCGCGCTCGGCTTCGACCCCCTCGCCCACGACGTGGCCCCGGCAGAGGCGGGCCGCGTCGTCTGGTTCGACGCCCTGATCAACAACGTGGACCGGTCCTGGCGCAATCCCAACCTCCTCCTGTGGCACGGCGACCTGTGGCTGATCGACCACGGCGCCAGCATGATCTGGCACCACAACTGGCGCACCGCCCAGACCGCGGCCGCCAAGCCGTACGACGCCTCCGACCACGTCCTCGCCCCCTACGGACCCGACATCGCGTCGGCCGCCGCCGAACTCGCCCCGCTCGTCACCGAGGACCTGCTCACCGAGGTCACCGCCGAGGTGCCCGACGCGTGGCTGCTCGACGAGCCCGGCTTCGAGAACCCGGACGACGTACGCCGCGCCTACGTGTCGGCGCTGCTGCCGCGCGCCGGGACCATCCACGAACGGATCGCCCTCGGCGAGCCGCGGCCGAAGAAGGGTGCCACCAAGTGA
- a CDS encoding cysteine hydrolase, translating into MPSYEQLREILHPATTVLLTVECQQGVVGTESALPELAEEARSSGALANVARLVIAAHHSGVQVVHAVAERRPDGRGASRNARLFRAAERLPVQQLSGTRAVRIAPPVEVADEDLVVRRLHGLSPLAGTGVDPLLRNLGCRTLLVTGVSANVAIPNAVFDAVNLGYTAVVPADAIAGVPADYTPAMVRNTLTLVATVTSTQDVLGVWKRPRRA; encoded by the coding sequence ATGCCGTCGTACGAACAGCTCAGGGAGATCCTCCACCCGGCCACCACCGTCCTGCTGACCGTCGAGTGCCAGCAGGGCGTCGTGGGCACCGAGAGCGCGCTGCCCGAACTCGCCGAGGAGGCACGGTCGTCCGGCGCCCTCGCCAATGTCGCGCGGCTGGTGATCGCGGCCCACCACAGCGGCGTCCAGGTCGTGCACGCGGTCGCCGAGCGGCGTCCCGACGGGCGCGGCGCCAGCCGCAACGCACGGCTCTTCCGCGCCGCCGAGCGGCTGCCCGTGCAGCAGCTCTCCGGGACGAGGGCCGTGCGGATCGCGCCGCCCGTCGAGGTGGCCGACGAGGACCTCGTCGTACGCCGTCTGCACGGCCTCTCGCCGCTCGCGGGAACCGGCGTCGACCCGCTGCTGCGCAACCTCGGCTGCCGCACCCTCCTCGTCACCGGCGTCTCCGCCAACGTCGCGATCCCCAACGCCGTGTTCGACGCGGTGAACCTCGGCTACACCGCAGTCGTGCCCGCCGACGCCATCGCGGGGGTCCCCGCCGACTACACGCCCGCGATGGTCCGCAACACCCTCACGCTGGTCGCCACCGTCACGAGCACACAGGACGTACTGGGCGTGTGGAAGCGGCCGCGCAGGGCGTAG
- a CDS encoding pyridoxamine 5'-phosphate oxidase family protein, producing the protein MTATQRRGRRIMMTPDELDAFLSTERTCRVATVSADGAPHASTLWFAWDGRSLWLYSITRSKRWADLRRDQRIAVVIDAGEEYGELRGVELSGTAEFVGESPRTGEPCPELDVPERLFARKLFGLDEMPHDGHHAWIRLTPDAIASWDFRKLAGL; encoded by the coding sequence ATGACCGCCACACAGCGCCGGGGCCGCAGGATCATGATGACGCCGGACGAACTCGACGCGTTCCTCTCCACGGAGCGCACCTGCCGGGTGGCGACGGTCTCCGCCGACGGCGCCCCGCACGCCAGCACGCTCTGGTTCGCCTGGGACGGCAGGTCGTTGTGGCTCTATTCGATCACCCGCAGCAAGCGCTGGGCCGATCTGCGCCGGGATCAGCGGATCGCCGTGGTGATCGACGCGGGCGAGGAGTACGGCGAGCTGCGCGGCGTCGAGCTGTCCGGCACCGCGGAATTCGTCGGGGAGTCCCCGCGCACGGGTGAGCCGTGCCCCGAACTCGACGTCCCTGAGCGGCTGTTCGCCCGCAAGCTGTTCGGCCTGGACGAGATGCCGCACGACGGCCACCACGCGTGGATCCGGCTCACGCCGGACGCGATCGCCTCCTGGGACTTCCGCAAGCTGGCGGGGCTTTAG
- a CDS encoding SDR family oxidoreductase — MAAQDSAAQDGAVRDSGKAALVTGASRGIGYGIAEALVARGDRVCITGRNEDALKEAVEKLGSDRVIGVAGKAHDEAHQAVAVERMMEAFGRVDFLINNAGTNPVFGPIAELDLSVARKVYETNVISALGFAQQTWRAWQSENGGAIVNIASVAGVSASPFIGAYGMSKAAMVNLSLQLAHEFAPKVRVNSIAPAVVKTKFAQALYEGREAEAAASYPLGRLGVPEDIGGAAAFLTSAQSDWITGQTLVVDGGIFLNAGVG; from the coding sequence ATGGCAGCACAGGACAGCGCGGCACAGGACGGCGCGGTACGGGACAGCGGGAAGGCCGCGCTCGTCACCGGCGCGAGCCGCGGCATCGGCTACGGCATCGCCGAGGCACTGGTCGCCCGTGGCGACCGCGTCTGCATCACCGGACGCAACGAGGACGCCCTCAAGGAAGCCGTCGAGAAGCTCGGCTCCGACCGGGTCATCGGCGTCGCGGGAAAGGCCCACGACGAGGCGCACCAGGCCGTCGCCGTCGAGCGCATGATGGAGGCGTTCGGCCGGGTCGACTTCCTGATCAACAACGCCGGTACGAACCCGGTGTTCGGCCCGATCGCCGAACTCGACCTCAGCGTGGCGCGCAAGGTGTACGAGACCAACGTCATCTCGGCGCTCGGCTTCGCGCAGCAGACCTGGAGGGCCTGGCAGAGCGAGAACGGCGGCGCGATCGTCAACATCGCCTCCGTCGCCGGCGTCTCCGCCTCGCCCTTCATCGGGGCGTACGGAATGAGCAAGGCCGCCATGGTCAACCTCAGCCTCCAGCTGGCGCACGAGTTCGCGCCGAAGGTGCGCGTGAACTCCATCGCCCCCGCGGTCGTCAAGACCAAGTTCGCCCAGGCGCTGTACGAGGGCCGTGAGGCGGAGGCCGCCGCCTCCTACCCGCTCGGCAGGCTCGGCGTGCCCGAGGACATCGGCGGTGCGGCCGCCTTCCTCACCTCCGCCCAGTCCGACTGGATCACCGGCCAGACACTCGTGGTCGATGGCGGCATCTTCCTCAATGCGGGCGTCGGCTGA
- a CDS encoding TetR/AcrR family transcriptional regulator — protein MSPRGVAIPGLRERLFDAAERVLAREGPAALTSRAVTGEAGCAKGVLHTHFEGLDAFVAELVLDRFARTARRAAELPALAGRSTVAENLTSVALALLGSLDPAVVGLAMTRADAALRIRTALAEGAPGFAAIEESVTAYLDAEVRRGRLAAATDTAAAALALVGTVHHLLMTGRGGASGPRERVERLVALLVGPAPAGECGAGPTV, from the coding sequence ATGTCACCGCGTGGAGTCGCGATCCCCGGCCTGCGCGAGCGGCTGTTCGACGCCGCCGAGCGCGTACTGGCCCGCGAGGGCCCGGCGGCCCTGACGAGCAGGGCCGTCACAGGTGAGGCGGGGTGCGCCAAGGGGGTGCTGCACACGCACTTCGAAGGCCTTGACGCGTTCGTCGCGGAGCTGGTCCTCGACCGCTTCGCCCGCACCGCGCGCCGGGCCGCCGAACTCCCGGCCCTGGCGGGCCGGTCGACCGTGGCGGAGAACCTCACCTCGGTCGCGCTGGCCCTGCTGGGCTCCTTGGACCCCGCCGTCGTGGGCCTGGCCATGACGCGCGCGGACGCGGCTCTGCGGATCCGCACGGCCCTGGCCGAGGGCGCGCCCGGCTTCGCGGCCATCGAGGAGTCGGTCACCGCCTACCTGGACGCCGAGGTGCGGCGCGGACGGCTCGCGGCGGCCACGGACACTGCGGCCGCCGCGCTCGCGCTCGTCGGCACCGTCCACCATCTCCTCATGACCGGCCGGGGAGGGGCCTCCGGTCCCCGGGAGCGGGTGGAGCGGCTGGTGGCGCTGCTCGTCGGGCCCGCTCCGGCAGGGGAGTGCGGCGCGGGCCCGACGGTCTAG
- the fabG gene encoding 3-oxoacyl-ACP reductase FabG, giving the protein MSTTEQRVAVVTGGARGIGAATAVRLAAEGRAVAVIDLDEAACKDTVERITAAGGKALAVGCDVSDEAQVEAAVARIAQELGAPTILVNNAGVLRDNLLFKMSASDWDTVMNVHLRGAFLMSKACQKHMVDANFGRIVNLSSSSALGNRGQVNYAAAKAGLQGFTKTLAKELGKFGVTANSVAPGFIVTEMTKATADRVGMDFEEFQAAAATQIPVQRVGRPEDIANAIAFFTGDDAGFVSGQVMYVAGGPLN; this is encoded by the coding sequence ATGTCCACCACTGAGCAGCGTGTCGCGGTCGTGACCGGAGGAGCGCGAGGCATCGGTGCGGCCACCGCCGTACGGCTCGCCGCCGAGGGTCGCGCCGTGGCCGTCATCGACCTCGACGAGGCCGCCTGCAAGGACACCGTCGAGCGGATCACCGCGGCCGGCGGCAAGGCGCTCGCGGTCGGCTGCGACGTCTCCGACGAGGCCCAGGTCGAGGCCGCGGTCGCCCGTATCGCCCAGGAGCTCGGCGCGCCGACGATCCTCGTCAACAACGCCGGTGTGCTGCGCGACAACCTCCTCTTCAAGATGAGCGCGAGCGACTGGGACACGGTCATGAACGTGCACCTGCGCGGCGCCTTCCTGATGTCGAAGGCCTGCCAGAAGCACATGGTGGACGCGAATTTCGGCCGGATCGTGAACCTCTCCTCGTCCTCCGCGCTCGGCAACCGCGGCCAGGTCAACTACGCCGCCGCCAAGGCCGGACTCCAGGGCTTCACCAAGACCCTGGCCAAGGAGCTCGGCAAGTTCGGCGTCACCGCCAACTCCGTCGCCCCCGGGTTCATCGTCACCGAGATGACCAAGGCCACGGCCGACCGCGTCGGCATGGACTTCGAGGAGTTCCAGGCCGCCGCCGCCACGCAGATCCCGGTGCAGCGCGTCGGCCGCCCCGAGGACATCGCCAACGCCATCGCCTTCTTCACGGGCGACGACGCGGGCTTCGTCTCCGGGCAGGTCATGTACGTCGCCGGCGGCCCGCTCAACTGA
- a CDS encoding DUF3224 domain-containing protein: MTANTGSTIDTVGTNSTVGTFTFADWDERPVAGAEGGVRTTHAAVVNDYSGAIEAAGTSCQYTIAYTSETTGAYVGYEFIDGMLDGRKGSFIIEQRGSFLDDAIECAFTVLPGSGTGELAGLTGTGTFTARYGEKSTPYAFDYTVGAG; the protein is encoded by the coding sequence ATGACCGCGAACACCGGCAGCACCATCGACACCGTCGGCACCAACAGCACCGTCGGCACCTTCACCTTCGCCGACTGGGACGAGCGGCCGGTCGCCGGCGCGGAGGGCGGCGTCCGCACCACCCACGCCGCCGTCGTCAACGACTACTCCGGGGCCATCGAGGCGGCGGGCACCTCCTGCCAGTACACCATCGCGTACACGAGCGAGACGACGGGCGCGTACGTCGGCTACGAGTTCATCGACGGCATGCTCGACGGGCGCAAGGGCTCGTTCATCATCGAGCAGCGCGGTTCGTTCCTGGACGACGCCATCGAGTGCGCCTTCACCGTGCTGCCCGGCTCCGGTACCGGTGAACTGGCCGGGCTCACCGGGACCGGCACGTTCACCGCGCGGTACGGGGAGAAGTCCACCCCGTACGCGTTCGACTACACGGTCGGCGCGGGCTAG
- a CDS encoding Rieske (2Fe-2S) protein: MTTSDEPFSRPRRRTVVATIGGAGLAAALTACGADGDSGGDDSTAPAGAESSGGDGATGTVLARTGDIPVGGGKIFKEEGVVVTQPTKGEFKAFSNLCTHKRCPVTSVEGGTINCPCHGSKFSIADGGVEQKPATRPLPAAEISVDGDSIRLA; the protein is encoded by the coding sequence ATGACGACTTCCGATGAACCCTTCTCCCGGCCCCGCCGCCGCACCGTCGTGGCCACGATCGGCGGCGCGGGGCTCGCCGCCGCCCTGACCGCGTGCGGCGCCGACGGTGACAGCGGCGGCGACGACTCCACCGCACCGGCGGGCGCGGAGTCCTCCGGCGGCGACGGGGCCACCGGGACCGTGCTCGCCAGGACGGGGGACATCCCCGTAGGCGGCGGCAAGATCTTCAAGGAGGAAGGAGTGGTGGTCACCCAGCCCACCAAGGGCGAGTTCAAGGCCTTCTCGAACCTCTGCACCCACAAGCGGTGCCCGGTGACGAGCGTCGAAGGGGGCACCATCAACTGCCCTTGTCACGGCAGCAAGTTCTCCATCGCCGACGGCGGCGTCGAGCAGAAGCCGGCGACCCGTCCGCTGCCGGCGGCCGAGATCTCCGTGGACGGTGACTCGATCCGGCTCGCCTAG
- a CDS encoding class I SAM-dependent methyltransferase translates to MEQTANPEQAQAWNGYEGHHWARNQDRWDAVNAGFTEPLLTAAVLVGGDRVLDVGCGAGATTRQAARRVGAGHALGLDLSGPMLERARALARREGLGNVAFAQGDAQVHRFEPGTYDVAISRFGVMFFGDPVAAFTNIAGALRPGGRAAFVCAAEAEGSEWLQAVADLRDILPIGGFGEPGGPGMFSLADPERTRGILAAAGFVRLGVRHVEAYGVWGRDADEAAAFLLGSGPGHHLLAQVGPAEQERARRTLTDLLRPYERDGALRLRSTAWLVTAERPR, encoded by the coding sequence ATGGAGCAGACCGCCAACCCCGAGCAGGCGCAGGCATGGAACGGCTACGAAGGCCACCACTGGGCCCGCAACCAAGACCGCTGGGACGCCGTGAACGCGGGCTTCACGGAGCCCCTCCTCACGGCCGCGGTGCTGGTCGGCGGCGACCGCGTCCTGGACGTCGGCTGCGGCGCCGGGGCCACGACCCGGCAGGCCGCGCGGCGGGTGGGCGCAGGCCACGCCCTGGGGCTCGACCTGTCGGGGCCGATGCTGGAGCGCGCCCGGGCCCTCGCCCGTCGAGAAGGGCTCGGCAATGTGGCGTTCGCGCAGGGCGACGCCCAGGTCCACCGCTTCGAGCCGGGCACGTACGACGTCGCGATCAGCCGCTTCGGCGTGATGTTCTTCGGTGACCCGGTCGCCGCGTTCACCAACATCGCGGGAGCCCTGCGCCCCGGCGGCCGCGCCGCCTTCGTCTGCGCCGCCGAGGCCGAGGGCAGCGAGTGGCTCCAGGCCGTGGCGGACCTGCGCGACATCCTGCCGATCGGCGGCTTCGGCGAGCCGGGTGGCCCCGGCATGTTCTCGCTGGCCGACCCGGAGCGCACGCGCGGCATCCTGGCCGCCGCGGGGTTCGTCCGGCTCGGCGTCAGGCACGTGGAGGCGTACGGCGTCTGGGGCCGGGACGCCGACGAGGCGGCCGCCTTCCTGCTGGGCTCCGGCCCCGGCCACCACCTGCTCGCCCAGGTCGGTCCAGCGGAGCAGGAGCGCGCCCGCCGCACCCTGACGGACCTGCTGCGCCCGTACGAGCGTGACGGCGCGCTGCGGCTGCGGAGCACCGCCTGGCTGGTGACGGCCGAACGCCCGCGGTAG
- a CDS encoding uracil-DNA glycosylase: MTDIAMLPASWRGVLGEELQKPYFKELTEFVERERATGPVYPPREEVFAALEATPYERVKVLVLGQDPYHGAGQGHGLCFSVRPGVKTPPSLRNIYKEMQAELGHPVPDNGYLMPWAEQGVLLLNAVLTVRAGEANSHKGKGWEKFTDAVIRAVAERPDPAVFVLWGNYAQKKLPLIDEERHAVVKGAHPSPLSAKKFFGSRPFTQINEAVAAQGHDPIDWRIPDLG, encoded by the coding sequence GTGACCGACATCGCCATGCTGCCCGCGTCCTGGCGCGGAGTCCTCGGCGAGGAGCTCCAGAAGCCCTACTTCAAGGAGCTCACCGAGTTCGTCGAGCGGGAGCGGGCGACGGGCCCCGTCTACCCTCCGCGCGAGGAGGTCTTCGCCGCTCTCGAGGCGACGCCCTACGAGCGCGTGAAGGTCCTGGTCCTCGGCCAGGACCCCTACCACGGCGCGGGCCAGGGCCACGGCCTGTGCTTCTCCGTGCGCCCCGGCGTGAAGACCCCGCCCTCCCTGAGGAACATCTACAAGGAGATGCAGGCGGAGCTCGGCCACCCCGTGCCGGACAACGGCTACTTGATGCCGTGGGCCGAGCAGGGCGTCCTGCTCCTGAACGCGGTCCTCACGGTCCGCGCCGGTGAGGCCAACTCCCACAAGGGCAAGGGCTGGGAGAAGTTCACCGACGCCGTGATCCGCGCGGTGGCCGAGCGCCCCGACCCCGCCGTCTTCGTCCTGTGGGGGAACTACGCCCAGAAGAAGCTCCCGCTCATCGACGAGGAGCGCCACGCCGTCGTGAAGGGCGCGCACCCCTCGCCGCTGTCCGCGAAGAAGTTCTTCGGTTCGCGCCCCTTCACGCAGATCAACGAAGCGGTCGCCGCGCAGGGGCACGACCCGATCGACTGGCGGATCCCCGACCTCGGCTGA
- a CDS encoding ABC transporter substrate-binding protein yields MRGLRPVSALASMSLLAGCGMLPSDGPDEEELITVGTMSAPSTLDPAKAWDSSWELYRNVFQTLLSFPSGATEPEPDAAESCEFSDASNKVFTCELREGLTFSDGDTLDAAAVKYSFDRMRTLEAKGVVKGGPMGLLGSLDTVTTKGDRTVVFRLKKADATFPFVLSAPAMSIVDPGDYPADKLRTGDRITGSGPYTLEAYTPNEKAELVKNSNYKGAADVKNDAVTIRYFKKSSAMVDALKKKQIDVTFRGLAAEDIVAMQNRGRREQDIELVEGAGTEIRYLVFNTKDPWARKLPVRQAFAQLVDRAAIAHKIYKDTVEPLYSMVPRGLTGHATGFFDDYGNPSTAKARKILTDAGITAPVPLTLWYTSDRYGSATAPEFAEIERQLEASGLFRITLKSRPWTEFQDGYSKGEYPVFGRGWFPDFPDADNYIAPFVGPKNVHNMPYLSKEITDEVLPRERRETDRGAVIDDFERAQEILVEDVRLLPLWQGKQYIMSSEEIAGGERALDPSAIMMMWELQRKTSW; encoded by the coding sequence ATGAGGGGTCTGCGTCCGGTGTCGGCGCTCGCGTCCATGTCCCTGCTGGCCGGCTGCGGGATGCTGCCCTCGGACGGGCCGGACGAGGAAGAGCTGATCACCGTCGGCACGATGAGCGCGCCCAGCACCCTGGATCCGGCCAAGGCCTGGGACAGCTCGTGGGAGCTCTACCGGAACGTCTTCCAGACCCTGCTCAGCTTCCCTTCGGGGGCCACCGAGCCGGAGCCGGACGCCGCCGAGTCGTGCGAGTTCTCGGACGCCTCCAACAAGGTGTTCACCTGTGAGCTGCGCGAAGGGCTGACGTTCTCCGACGGCGACACACTGGACGCGGCGGCCGTCAAGTACTCCTTCGACCGGATGCGGACCCTTGAGGCCAAGGGTGTGGTGAAGGGCGGCCCCATGGGGCTGCTCGGCTCGCTCGACACGGTCACCACCAAGGGGGACCGGACCGTCGTCTTCCGCCTCAAGAAGGCGGACGCGACGTTCCCGTTCGTGCTGTCGGCGCCCGCCATGTCGATCGTCGATCCCGGCGACTACCCGGCGGACAAGCTCCGCACGGGCGACCGGATCACCGGCTCGGGGCCGTACACCCTGGAGGCGTACACCCCCAACGAGAAGGCCGAGCTGGTCAAGAACAGCAACTACAAGGGCGCGGCCGACGTCAAGAACGACGCCGTCACCATCCGCTACTTCAAGAAGTCGTCGGCGATGGTCGACGCCCTCAAGAAGAAGCAGATCGACGTCACCTTCCGCGGCCTGGCCGCCGAGGACATCGTCGCCATGCAGAACAGGGGCCGGCGCGAGCAGGACATCGAACTCGTCGAGGGCGCGGGCACCGAGATCCGCTACCTGGTGTTCAACACCAAGGACCCCTGGGCGCGCAAGCTCCCGGTCCGGCAGGCCTTCGCACAGCTCGTCGACCGGGCCGCCATCGCCCACAAGATCTACAAGGACACCGTCGAGCCGCTCTACTCGATGGTGCCCAGGGGCCTCACGGGCCACGCCACCGGGTTCTTCGACGACTACGGCAACCCCAGCACGGCCAAGGCCAGGAAGATCCTCACCGACGCCGGGATCACCGCGCCCGTCCCGCTCACGCTCTGGTACACCAGCGACCGCTACGGATCGGCCACCGCGCCGGAGTTCGCCGAGATCGAACGGCAGCTCGAGGCGTCCGGGCTCTTCCGGATCACGCTCAAGAGCCGCCCGTGGACCGAGTTCCAGGACGGCTACAGCAAGGGCGAATACCCGGTCTTCGGACGCGGATGGTTCCCGGACTTCCCCGACGCGGACAACTACATCGCGCCGTTCGTCGGCCCGAAGAACGTGCACAACATGCCGTACCTGTCCAAGGAGATCACCGACGAGGTGCTGCCGCGCGAGCGCAGGGAGACCGACCGGGGCGCGGTGATCGACGACTTCGAGCGGGCCCAGGAGATCCTCGTCGAGGACGTCAGGCTGCTTCCGCTCTGGCAGGGCAAGCAGTACATCATGTCCAGCGAGGAGATAGCGGGCGGCGAGCGCGCCCTCGACCCCTCGGCGATCATGATGATGTGGGAACTCCAGCGCAAGACGAGCTGGTAG
- a CDS encoding DUF3037 domain-containing protein, whose amino-acid sequence MTQRDVFEYALVRVVPRVERGEQFNAGVVVYCRAKAYVAARTHLDEGKLRALDPAADVEGIRAALRAVERICEGGEAAGQAERDDAGRRFRWLIAPRSTVVQPGPVHTGLTADPVAEVDRLLDLLVR is encoded by the coding sequence GTGACGCAGCGGGACGTCTTCGAGTACGCGCTGGTGCGCGTGGTGCCGCGCGTGGAGCGCGGCGAGCAGTTCAACGCGGGCGTGGTGGTCTACTGCCGCGCCAAGGCGTACGTGGCCGCCCGCACCCATCTCGACGAAGGCAAGCTGCGGGCGCTCGACCCCGCCGCCGATGTCGAGGGCATCCGGGCCGCGCTCCGCGCCGTCGAACGGATCTGCGAGGGCGGCGAGGCCGCGGGCCAGGCGGAGCGCGACGACGCGGGGCGCCGCTTCCGCTGGCTCATCGCGCCGCGCTCCACGGTGGTGCAGCCGGGCCCCGTGCACACCGGTCTGACGGCGGATCCCGTGGCCGAGGTGGACCGCCTGCTCGACCTGTTGGTCAGGTAG